The following proteins are co-located in the Elusimicrobiota bacterium genome:
- a CDS encoding 2-oxoacid:acceptor oxidoreductase family protein: MMYQGIRISGFGGQGIISSGILLAYSGMLDGKHVTFFPSYGAEMRGGTANCSVVISSDDVTTPMVAVPDTVIVMNEPSLAKFEPLVKPGGLLIINSSLVESRPKRKDIKVILVPCNKVAQELGTAKIANMVALGTFAKQTGALSIDAIVKALPKVFKRAKPEVLELNKKALHKGAEFN; encoded by the coding sequence ATGATGTATCAGGGGATCCGCATCTCGGGATTCGGCGGTCAGGGCATCATCTCCTCGGGCATCCTGCTGGCCTACTCCGGCATGCTCGACGGCAAGCACGTCACCTTCTTCCCCTCCTACGGGGCGGAGATGCGCGGCGGCACGGCGAACTGCTCGGTGGTCATCTCCTCCGACGACGTGACGACCCCCATGGTGGCCGTGCCCGACACGGTCATCGTCATGAACGAACCCTCGCTGGCCAAGTTCGAGCCGCTGGTCAAGCCGGGCGGCCTGCTCATCATCAACAGCTCGCTGGTGGAATCGCGCCCCAAGCGCAAGGACATCAAGGTCATCCTGGTGCCCTGCAACAAGGTGGCGCAGGAGCTGGGCACGGCGAAGATCGCCAACATGGTCGCGCTCGGCACCTTCGCCAAGCAGACCGGGGCGCTCTCCATCGACGCCATCGTCAAGGCGCTGCCCAAGGTCTTCAAGCGCGCCAAGCCGGAAGTGCTCGAGCTCAACAAGAAGGCCCTGCACAAGGGCGCCGAGTTCAACTGA
- a CDS encoding penicillin-insensitive murein endopeptidase, giving the protein MPAGRVLLAAAFSCALGARYAHAYSAIETPLPTANFAISQPQAETASSSPTASVPASAPIPAADASKDKAAEPAASKPPEKPSPGAANDAADSGRKMFDGAKAGSGGGAETSLSGMGSAAAAATKDAGKPPGAQSAEQPPPPAVPVPEKGLVIPEIPQPVQVAAPVTQATGGASWWNDWTGSVKGWAGEAWNGIRQTVTDLAKEMMSLFARLGERFKNAFMSVWGAPDTVTMGSVNSGRLGNGIQMPNIDTYAVRNPSQTFGSKHMVLGLMYVGGQIKAAGGPPMKVGDISNRKGGQIDRHKSHQNGLDVDIYFYYANGRHDTAWNFRVLQGLCRNPYFEPTMLFVSPRVKSMLLAEARRQGDGETASWASRILNVNEPGHDNHYHLRISPQPKQPAGRQAPGK; this is encoded by the coding sequence ATGCCTGCAGGCAGGGTCCTTCTGGCGGCGGCGTTCTCCTGCGCGCTCGGCGCGCGGTACGCGCACGCCTACTCCGCGATCGAGACCCCTCTTCCCACCGCGAACTTCGCCATCTCCCAGCCGCAGGCGGAGACGGCCTCCTCGTCTCCGACCGCGTCGGTCCCTGCGTCCGCTCCCATCCCCGCCGCCGACGCGTCCAAGGACAAGGCGGCCGAGCCCGCCGCGTCCAAGCCCCCCGAGAAGCCGTCTCCGGGCGCCGCGAACGATGCGGCCGACTCCGGCCGGAAGATGTTCGACGGGGCGAAGGCCGGCTCCGGCGGCGGCGCGGAGACGAGTCTCTCCGGCATGGGCTCGGCGGCGGCCGCGGCGACGAAGGACGCGGGCAAGCCCCCGGGGGCCCAGAGCGCCGAGCAGCCTCCTCCTCCGGCCGTTCCGGTCCCCGAGAAGGGCCTCGTCATCCCGGAGATCCCTCAGCCCGTGCAGGTCGCCGCTCCCGTCACGCAGGCGACCGGCGGGGCCTCCTGGTGGAACGACTGGACGGGTTCGGTGAAGGGCTGGGCCGGCGAGGCCTGGAACGGCATCCGCCAGACCGTGACGGACCTCGCGAAGGAGATGATGTCCCTCTTCGCGCGGCTCGGGGAGCGCTTCAAGAACGCCTTCATGTCCGTCTGGGGGGCCCCCGACACCGTGACGATGGGCAGCGTCAACAGCGGGCGGCTCGGCAACGGCATCCAGATGCCGAACATCGACACCTACGCGGTCCGCAACCCCTCGCAGACCTTCGGCAGCAAGCACATGGTGCTCGGACTCATGTACGTCGGAGGGCAGATCAAGGCCGCCGGCGGACCCCCGATGAAGGTGGGGGACATCTCCAACCGCAAGGGCGGGCAGATCGACAGACACAAGTCCCACCAGAACGGACTCGACGTCGACATCTACTTCTACTACGCCAACGGCCGGCACGACACCGCCTGGAACTTCCGCGTCCTGCAGGGCCTTTGCCGCAACCCCTACTTCGAGCCGACCATGCTCTTCGTGAGCCCGCGCGTGAAGTCCATGCTGCTCGCCGAGGCCCGCCGCCAGGGCGACGGGGAGACGGCCTCCTGGGCGTCCCGGATCCTCAACGTCAACGAGCCGGGTCACGACAACCACTACCACCTCCGCATCTCCCCGCAGCCCAAGCAGCCGGCCGGCCGGCAAGCCCCCGGGAAGTGA
- the vorB gene encoding 3-methyl-2-oxobutanoate dehydrogenase subunit VorB: MSDKLLMKGNDALAEGAIRAGCRFFAGYPITPQNEVPEYMSWRMPEAGGAFIQAESEVAAINMLFGAAATGVRSMTSSSSPGISLKQEGISYCAGADLPIFFANVMRGGPGLGNIAGAQGDYHQSVRGGGHGDYRTFVMAPYTASEMGNFPRKCFEVGEKYRIPSMILTDGVLGQMMEPVEFQGEPVDAAKLPVPEWAIGANPGRARRMVGSYDLRDGELEKMVLERVKRYKQIEEKESLCELKMCEDAEVVLVAYGIGARASLAALKLAREQGLKVGLFRPITLWPFPKKQLIEVALRAKSLLVVELSLGQMVDDVKLSIDCRIPVHLHSRPGGVIPTGEEIVESVRKALKAGPKEVACSR, encoded by the coding sequence ATGAGCGATAAACTCCTGATGAAAGGCAACGACGCGCTCGCCGAGGGCGCGATCCGCGCCGGCTGCCGCTTCTTCGCGGGCTACCCGATCACCCCGCAGAACGAGGTTCCCGAATACATGTCCTGGCGCATGCCCGAGGCGGGCGGCGCGTTCATCCAGGCCGAGTCCGAGGTCGCCGCCATCAACATGCTCTTCGGCGCGGCCGCGACGGGGGTCCGCTCCATGACCTCCTCCTCGAGCCCGGGCATCAGCCTCAAGCAGGAGGGCATCTCCTACTGCGCGGGCGCCGACCTGCCGATCTTCTTCGCGAACGTCATGCGCGGCGGGCCGGGCCTGGGCAACATCGCCGGCGCGCAGGGCGACTACCACCAGTCGGTGCGCGGCGGCGGCCACGGCGACTACCGCACCTTCGTCATGGCGCCCTACACCGCCTCCGAGATGGGCAACTTCCCCCGCAAGTGCTTCGAGGTCGGCGAGAAGTACCGCATCCCCTCGATGATCCTGACCGACGGCGTGCTCGGGCAGATGATGGAGCCCGTCGAGTTCCAGGGCGAGCCCGTCGACGCCGCGAAACTCCCGGTCCCCGAGTGGGCCATCGGCGCCAACCCGGGCCGCGCGCGCCGCATGGTCGGCTCCTACGACCTGCGCGACGGCGAGCTCGAGAAGATGGTCCTCGAGCGCGTGAAGCGCTACAAGCAGATCGAGGAGAAGGAGTCGCTCTGCGAGCTGAAGATGTGCGAGGACGCCGAGGTCGTGCTGGTGGCCTACGGCATCGGCGCGCGCGCGTCGCTGGCGGCGCTCAAGCTCGCCCGCGAGCAGGGGCTCAAGGTCGGCCTCTTCCGGCCCATCACCCTGTGGCCCTTCCCCAAGAAGCAGCTCATCGAGGTGGCCCTACGCGCGAAGTCCCTGCTCGTCGTGGAGCTGAGCCTCGGGCAGATGGTCGACGACGTGAAGCTCTCGATCGACTGCCGCATCCCGGTCCATCTGCACTCCCGCCCCGGCGGCGTCATCCCCACCGGCGAGGAGATCGTCGAAAGCGTCCGCAAGGCCCTCAAGGCGGGCCCGAAGGAGGTCGCATGCAGCAGGTAA
- a CDS encoding thiamine pyrophosphate-dependent enzyme yields MQQVTRRPKSLLDVKMHYCPGCGHGIVHRLVAECLDELGIAKRTVGVAPVGCSVFADHYFDCDMIQGAHGRGPAIATGIKRSKPECIVFSYQGDGDLASIGMAETIHSAARSENITIVFINNAIYGMTGGQMAPTTLIGMPSTTSPKGRDVKVNGYPIKVCELLSQLEGARYLERTSVHTAAHVIKTKKALKKAFQYQVDGKGFAMVEVLSMCPTNLGINARDCAKFVGEKMMPVYPLGVFKDAEAPAAGGK; encoded by the coding sequence ATGCAGCAGGTAACCCGGCGTCCGAAGAGCCTTCTCGACGTCAAGATGCACTACTGCCCGGGCTGCGGGCACGGCATCGTCCACCGCCTGGTGGCCGAGTGCCTCGACGAGCTCGGCATCGCGAAGCGCACCGTGGGCGTCGCGCCCGTCGGCTGCTCGGTCTTCGCGGACCACTACTTCGACTGCGACATGATCCAGGGCGCGCACGGCCGCGGTCCGGCCATCGCCACGGGCATCAAGCGCTCGAAGCCCGAGTGCATCGTCTTCTCCTATCAGGGCGACGGCGACCTGGCCTCCATCGGCATGGCCGAGACCATCCACTCGGCCGCGCGCTCGGAGAACATCACCATCGTCTTCATCAACAACGCCATCTACGGCATGACGGGCGGGCAGATGGCGCCGACGACGCTCATCGGCATGCCCTCGACGACCTCGCCGAAGGGGCGCGACGTCAAGGTCAACGGCTACCCCATCAAGGTCTGCGAGCTCCTCTCGCAGCTCGAGGGGGCGCGCTACCTGGAGCGGACCTCGGTGCACACCGCGGCCCACGTCATCAAGACGAAGAAGGCCCTCAAGAAGGCCTTCCAGTACCAGGTCGACGGCAAGGGCTTCGCGATGGTCGAGGTGCTCTCGATGTGCCCGACCAACCTCGGCATCAACGCGCGCGACTGCGCGAAGTTCGTGGGCGAGAAGATGATGCCGGTCTATCCGCTCGGGGTCTTCAAGGACGCCGAAGCGCCGGCCGCGGGGGGGAAATGA
- a CDS encoding 4Fe-4S binding protein, which translates to MPEIKVDELRCKGCELCVTACPKQCIIMSESFSVTGYYPAKFCKPEACTGCALCAQICPDVAIEVYK; encoded by the coding sequence ATGCCCGAGATCAAGGTCGACGAACTGCGCTGCAAGGGGTGCGAGCTCTGCGTCACGGCCTGCCCCAAGCAGTGCATCATCATGTCCGAGAGCTTCAGCGTCACGGGGTACTACCCCGCCAAGTTCTGCAAGCCCGAAGCGTGCACCGGCTGCGCGCTCTGCGCCCAGATATGTCCCGACGTCGCCATCGAGGTCTACAAATGA
- a CDS encoding HD domain-containing protein, whose product MPLAIEEWEPRIEAHLRAAYAAQPQDGGHDLLHVRRVVATALALAEAEGARLEVVLPAAWLHDLVVVPKGDPGRAQASRLSGEAAVRFLADAGYPQELLEDIRHAVEAHSFSAGIEARTPEARVVQDADRLDGLGAIGIARCFGVGAAMGRPLYAEGEPFAESRPLDDGAYSLDHFYVKLFKTAERLTTEAGRAEGRRRAETMRAYLSEFRRELGLP is encoded by the coding sequence ATGCCTCTGGCGATTGAGGAATGGGAGCCGCGCATCGAGGCGCATCTGCGCGCGGCGTACGCCGCCCAGCCGCAGGACGGCGGCCACGACCTCCTGCACGTGCGCCGCGTCGTCGCGACGGCGCTCGCGCTCGCCGAGGCGGAGGGCGCGCGGCTCGAGGTCGTGCTCCCCGCCGCCTGGCTCCACGACCTCGTCGTCGTCCCCAAGGGGGACCCTGGCCGCGCGCAGGCCTCGCGTCTTTCAGGGGAGGCCGCCGTCCGCTTCCTGGCGGATGCGGGGTATCCCCAGGAGCTCCTCGAGGACATCCGGCACGCGGTCGAGGCGCACAGCTTCAGCGCGGGCATCGAGGCCCGCACCCCGGAGGCCCGGGTCGTGCAGGACGCCGACCGCCTCGACGGCCTCGGCGCGATCGGGATCGCGCGCTGCTTCGGCGTCGGCGCGGCGATGGGCCGCCCGCTCTACGCGGAGGGGGAGCCCTTCGCGGAGAGCCGTCCTCTCGACGACGGCGCCTACTCCCTCGACCACTTCTACGTGAAGCTCTTCAAAACCGCGGAGCGACTCACGACGGAGGCGGGCCGCGCCGAGGGCCGCCGCCGGGCCGAGACCATGCGCGCCTACCTCTCCGAGTTCCGGCGGGAGCTCGGACTCCCGTAG